The proteins below come from a single Asanoa ferruginea genomic window:
- a CDS encoding COG4315 family predicted lipoprotein — protein sequence MAKVGVAVAGGALVVTGLTAATTATRSEPRAAPPATVVVQVTDGHLADQTGRSLYLFLADTSGTSTCNDVCAAQWPPLTTQGAVTAGSGLDAAKLKTSDRQDGTKQATYNNHPLYFFSGDTGPIQTNGQGVNAFGARWWLVNPNGDAITTGG from the coding sequence TTGGCCAAAGTCGGAGTCGCCGTGGCGGGTGGTGCGCTTGTGGTCACCGGCCTGACGGCGGCGACCACCGCTACCCGAAGCGAGCCGCGGGCCGCACCGCCGGCGACCGTCGTAGTGCAGGTCACCGACGGCCATCTGGCCGACCAGACGGGCCGTTCGCTCTATCTGTTCCTGGCCGACACGTCCGGCACCTCGACGTGCAACGACGTCTGCGCCGCGCAATGGCCGCCCCTGACCACCCAGGGCGCGGTGACGGCCGGCAGCGGTCTCGACGCGGCCAAGCTCAAGACGTCGGATCGGCAGGACGGCACCAAGCAGGCGACGTACAACAATCATCCGTTGTATTTCTTCAGCGGCGACACGGGCCCGATCCAGACCAACGGCCAGGGCGTCAACGCCTTCGGGGCGCGCTGGTGGCTGGTCAACCCCAACGGCGACGCCATCACCACAGGCGGCTGA